The following are encoded in a window of Allosphingosinicella indica genomic DNA:
- a CDS encoding acetyl-CoA carboxylase biotin carboxylase subunit, which yields MFKKILIANRGEIACRVIRTARAMGIKTVAVYSDADARAPHVRLADESVRLGPPPAAESYLKAELIIDACKATGAEAVHPGYGFLSERESFAKALADAGIAFIGPPPNAIAAMGDKIESKKLAKEAGVNVVPGYLGEIADTDAAVKIASDIGYPVMMKASAGGGGKGMRLAWSEQDVREGFEATKREGLASFGDDRVFIEKFIESPRHIEIQVLGDQHGNIVYLGERECSIQRRHQKVVEEAPSPFVTPEMRKAMGEQAVALARAVGYYSAGTVELIVSGADTTGESFYFLEMNTRLQVEHPVTEEVTGLDLVEQMIRVAYGEKLAFTQDDVTLTGWAIENRVYAEDPYRGFLPSTGRLVHYRPPQTSPSRLREGPGEGLSGSGEQALPRPSAGSAVPPAQPEPRGARFNQHSQAGGEVRTRVDDGVVEGGEVSMFYDPMIAKLVTWAPTREGAIDRQIRALDAFRIDGIGHNIDFLSALMQHPRFRSGNITTGFIAEEYPEGFTGAPPSDQLIADLAVIAALIGHETDRRAGSIAGQLNGAPPAVGERVVRIAGSEHRLTVADAEGATLIRRAGEEQPHEVIGVWAPGQLRFKGSVDGREHIVQIARRGRQWRLTARGASHVVDVLPAHVAELSRHMIEKVPPDLSKFLLCPMPGLLTALHVNAGDSVEAGQPLAVVEAMKMENILRAEKAGTVKAVAAKPGDSLAVDAVIVEFE from the coding sequence ATGTTCAAGAAGATCCTGATCGCGAACCGGGGCGAGATCGCCTGCCGCGTCATCCGCACGGCGCGGGCCATGGGCATCAAGACGGTCGCCGTCTATTCGGATGCCGACGCGCGCGCGCCGCATGTCCGCCTGGCCGACGAGAGCGTGCGGCTCGGCCCGCCGCCGGCCGCCGAATCCTATCTGAAGGCCGAGCTGATCATCGACGCCTGCAAGGCGACCGGCGCCGAGGCGGTGCATCCCGGCTACGGCTTCCTTTCCGAGCGCGAGAGCTTCGCCAAGGCGCTGGCCGACGCGGGCATCGCGTTCATCGGGCCGCCGCCCAACGCCATCGCCGCGATGGGCGACAAGATCGAATCGAAGAAGCTGGCGAAGGAAGCGGGGGTCAACGTCGTCCCCGGCTATCTCGGCGAGATCGCGGACACCGACGCGGCGGTGAAGATCGCCTCCGACATCGGCTATCCGGTGATGATGAAGGCGAGCGCCGGCGGCGGCGGCAAGGGCATGCGCCTCGCCTGGAGCGAGCAGGACGTGCGCGAGGGCTTCGAGGCGACCAAGCGCGAGGGGTTGGCGAGCTTCGGCGACGACCGGGTGTTCATCGAGAAATTCATCGAGAGCCCGCGCCATATCGAAATCCAGGTGCTCGGCGATCAGCACGGCAACATCGTCTATCTCGGCGAGCGCGAATGCTCGATCCAGCGCCGCCACCAGAAGGTGGTGGAGGAAGCGCCGTCGCCCTTCGTGACGCCCGAGATGCGCAAGGCCATGGGTGAGCAGGCCGTCGCGCTGGCGCGGGCGGTGGGCTATTATTCGGCGGGCACCGTCGAACTGATCGTCTCCGGCGCCGACACGACGGGCGAGAGCTTCTACTTCCTCGAGATGAACACCCGGCTCCAGGTCGAGCATCCGGTGACCGAGGAGGTGACAGGGCTCGATCTCGTCGAGCAGATGATCCGCGTCGCTTACGGAGAAAAGCTGGCGTTCACCCAGGACGATGTCACGCTCACCGGCTGGGCGATCGAGAACCGCGTCTATGCGGAAGATCCCTATCGCGGCTTCCTGCCGAGCACGGGGAGGCTGGTGCATTATCGACCACCCCAGACTTCCCCCTCCCGCTTGCGGGAGGGGCCAGGGGAGGGACTGTCTGGAAGTGGGGAACAAGCCCTCCCCCGGCCCAGTGCTGGGTCGGCTGTGCCCCCGGCACAGCCTGAGCCGCGCGGGGCGCGGTTCAACCAGCACTCGCAAGCGGGAGGGGAGGTTCGCACCCGCGTCGATGACGGCGTGGTCGAAGGCGGCGAAGTTTCGATGTTCTACGATCCGATGATCGCCAAGCTCGTGACCTGGGCGCCGACCCGCGAGGGCGCGATCGACCGACAGATCCGCGCGCTCGACGCGTTCCGCATCGACGGCATCGGCCACAATATCGACTTCCTGTCCGCGCTGATGCAGCACCCGCGCTTCCGCTCGGGAAACATCACCACCGGCTTCATCGCCGAGGAATATCCCGAAGGCTTCACTGGCGCGCCGCCATCCGACCAACTGATCGCCGATCTCGCGGTGATCGCGGCGCTGATCGGGCATGAGACTGACCGGCGCGCCGGATCGATCGCCGGCCAGCTCAACGGCGCGCCGCCAGCAGTGGGCGAGCGTGTCGTCCGCATCGCCGGGAGCGAGCATCGGCTGACCGTCGCCGATGCCGAGGGCGCGACTTTGATCCGCCGCGCGGGCGAGGAACAGCCGCATGAGGTGATCGGCGTCTGGGCGCCCGGCCAGCTCCGCTTCAAGGGCAGCGTCGACGGGCGCGAGCATATCGTCCAGATCGCGCGACGCGGCCGGCAGTGGCGGCTGACCGCGCGTGGCGCCAGCCATGTCGTTGACGTGCTCCCCGCGCATGTCGCGGAACTCAGCCGCCACATGATCGAGAAGGTGCCGCCCGATCTTTCCAAATTCCTGCTCTGCCCAATGCCGGGGCTGCTGACCGCGCTCCACGTCAACGCTGGCGACAGCGTCGAGGCGGGCCAGCCGCTGGCGGTGGTCGAGGCGATGAAAATGGAGAATATCCTGCGCGCCGAGAAGGCCGGCACGGTCAAGGCGGTGGCCGCCAAGCCGGGCGACAGCCTCGCCGTCGATGCGGTGATCGTCGAGTTCGAATAA
- a CDS encoding alpha/beta hydrolase, producing MRRLLLLLATLLLATPAIAEPVAKPIVIGEAYALASKALGGERTVNVWTPPSYAKGEQRYPVLYLIDGGMAQDFHHISGLAQLGAISWLTQEFIVVGVETVDRRRELAFPVERDAKLRAEYPTAGSSDLFRRYLIDEVKPMVEARYRTSGEDVLIGESLAGLFIVETLLKTPDAFDTYIAMDPSLWWDDGRLTDEAAGLLAAHPAKGKPRVWISIGKETLQQPRFADRLAAALRARGTALELHWEPRPALSHATIYHPTAWDALQALFPRPE from the coding sequence GTGAGGCGCTTGCTGCTTCTCCTCGCCACGCTGCTTCTCGCGACGCCCGCGATCGCGGAGCCGGTGGCGAAGCCGATCGTGATCGGCGAGGCTTATGCGCTGGCGTCGAAAGCGCTGGGCGGCGAGCGGACGGTGAACGTCTGGACGCCGCCGTCCTATGCGAAGGGCGAGCAGCGCTATCCGGTTCTCTACCTGATCGACGGCGGGATGGCGCAGGACTTCCACCACATCTCCGGCTTGGCGCAGCTCGGGGCGATCTCGTGGCTGACGCAGGAGTTCATCGTGGTCGGCGTCGAGACGGTCGATCGGCGCCGCGAGCTCGCCTTTCCCGTCGAACGCGACGCGAAGCTGCGCGCGGAATATCCGACGGCGGGATCGTCGGACCTCTTCCGCCGCTATCTCATCGACGAAGTGAAGCCGATGGTCGAAGCGCGCTATCGCACATCCGGCGAGGACGTGCTGATCGGCGAGTCGCTCGCCGGGCTGTTCATCGTCGAGACGCTGCTCAAGACGCCCGACGCCTTCGACACCTATATCGCGATGGACCCGAGCCTGTGGTGGGACGACGGGCGGCTGACCGACGAGGCGGCGGGTCTGCTCGCGGCGCACCCGGCGAAGGGGAAGCCGCGCGTCTGGATCAGCATCGGCAAGGAGACGCTGCAGCAGCCGCGTTTCGCCGACCGGCTCGCCGCCGCGCTGCGTGCGCGGGGCACTGCGCTGGAGCTGCACTGGGAGCCGCGTCCGGCGCTCAGCCACGCGACCATCTATCACCCGACGGCGTGGGACGCGCTGCAGGCGCTCTTCCCCCGTCCGGAGTAG
- the bioB gene encoding biotin synthase BioB, whose product MPGVGEQALPHPLPQAGGELRTDWSRAEITALFDLPFTALVFRAAEVHRAHHAPDAVQLSTLLSIKTGGCPEDCGYCSQSVHAESGIKATKLMDVRAVLQAAAQARDHGSTRFCMGAAWRNPKDRDIPALAEMVKGVRAMGMETCMTLGMLTEAQADALAEAGLDYYNHNIDTSPENYGAVIGTRSFADRLETLENVRAAGINVCCGGIVGMGETREDRIGFLHALATLPEHPGSVPINALVPVKGTVLGDMLADTPLAKIDDIEFVRTVAVARITMPASMVRLSAGRESMSDAAQALCFLAGANSIFTGDKLLTAANAGDDKDAALFARLGLTAMAAA is encoded by the coding sequence ATGCCCGGGGTTGGGGAACAGGCCCTCCCCCATCCCCTCCCGCAAGCGGGAGGGGAGCTGCGCACCGACTGGTCCCGCGCCGAAATCACCGCCCTCTTCGATCTCCCTTTCACCGCCCTCGTCTTCCGCGCGGCGGAGGTCCACCGCGCGCATCACGCGCCGGATGCGGTGCAGCTTTCGACCCTGCTCAGCATCAAGACCGGCGGCTGCCCGGAGGATTGCGGCTATTGCTCGCAGTCGGTCCATGCCGAGAGCGGGATCAAGGCGACCAAGCTGATGGACGTGCGCGCGGTGCTGCAGGCCGCGGCGCAGGCGCGGGACCATGGCTCAACCCGCTTCTGCATGGGCGCTGCGTGGCGCAACCCCAAGGATCGCGACATCCCCGCGCTCGCCGAGATGGTGAAGGGCGTCCGCGCGATGGGGATGGAGACGTGCATGACGCTTGGCATGCTGACCGAGGCGCAGGCCGACGCGCTGGCCGAGGCGGGGCTCGATTATTACAACCACAATATCGACACCTCGCCGGAGAATTACGGCGCGGTGATCGGCACGCGCAGCTTCGCCGACCGGCTGGAGACGCTGGAGAATGTCCGTGCCGCAGGGATCAACGTCTGCTGCGGCGGCATCGTCGGCATGGGCGAGACGCGCGAGGACCGCATCGGCTTCCTCCATGCGCTGGCGACACTGCCCGAACATCCCGGATCGGTGCCGATCAACGCGCTGGTGCCGGTGAAGGGCACCGTGCTCGGCGACATGCTGGCCGACACGCCGCTCGCCAAGATCGACGATATCGAGTTCGTCCGCACGGTCGCGGTCGCGCGGATCACGATGCCGGCGAGCATGGTCCGCCTCTCCGCGGGCCGCGAGAGCATGAGCGACGCGGCGCAGGCGCTCTGCTTCCTTGCCGGCGCCAATTCAATCTTCACCGGCGACAAGCTCCTCACCGCCGCCAACGCCGGCGACGACAAGGACGCGGCGCTGTTCGCACGGCTGGGGCTGACGGCGATGGCGGCGGCGTGA
- the scpA gene encoding methylmalonyl-CoA mutase — MSDKKPTRADWEALAAKEVKGRDLTWHTPEGIAVKPLYTAEDVADIDPGLPGFAPFTRGVRASMYAGRPWTIRQYAGFSTAEESNAFYRRNLAAGQKGLSVAFDLATHRGYDSDHPRVTGDVGKAGVAIDSVEDMKILFDGIPLDKMSVSMTMNGAVIPILAFFIVAGEEQGVAQEMLDGTIQNDILKEFMVRNTYIYPPEPSMRIISDIFAFTSANMPKFNSISISGYHMQEAGATQVQELAFTIADGMEYVKYGVASGLDIDRFAGRLSFFFAIGMNFFMEIAKLRAARVLWYRVMTSLGAKDERSKMLRTHCQTSGVSLTEQDPYNNVMRTTIEAMAAMLGGTQSLHTNALDEAIALPTDFSARIARNTQLVIQEETGMTNVVDPLGGSYYVEALTQRLVDEAWAIIERVEAEGGMAKAVAAGWPKAMIEEAAAAAAARIDRGEQVIVGVNRYRKAEEDPIEILDVDNHAVREAQIRRIAKVKAERDEAACQSALGALREGAKRDGNLLALAVECARRRATLGEISSAMEDAFGRYGTNPAPVSGVYGGAYTGDARWTGLVDGVEMVGKRMGRKPRLLVAKMGQDGHDRGANLVSSMFGDLGFEVVPGPLFQTPKEAAALAVERQVDVVGASSLAAGHKTLVPELIGHLRDMGRADIKVVVGGVIPAQDYDMLREAGVQGIFGPGTNLIDAAGEVLKLLGHNRPPVDEAAE, encoded by the coding sequence ATGTCTGATAAGAAACCCACCCGCGCCGACTGGGAGGCCCTCGCCGCCAAGGAGGTGAAGGGCCGCGATCTTACCTGGCACACGCCGGAGGGGATCGCGGTGAAGCCGCTTTATACGGCCGAGGACGTGGCCGACATCGACCCCGGCCTCCCCGGCTTCGCGCCTTTCACGCGCGGCGTGCGTGCCTCGATGTACGCGGGGCGGCCGTGGACGATCCGCCAATATGCCGGCTTCTCGACCGCCGAGGAATCGAACGCTTTCTACCGCCGCAACCTCGCCGCGGGGCAGAAGGGTCTCTCCGTCGCCTTCGATCTCGCCACCCACCGCGGCTATGACAGCGACCACCCGCGTGTCACCGGCGATGTCGGCAAGGCGGGCGTTGCGATCGACAGCGTCGAGGACATGAAGATCCTGTTCGACGGCATCCCGCTCGACAAGATGTCGGTGTCGATGACGATGAATGGCGCGGTGATCCCGATCCTCGCCTTCTTCATCGTCGCGGGGGAAGAGCAGGGTGTTGCTCAGGAGATGCTGGACGGCACGATCCAGAACGACATCCTGAAAGAGTTCATGGTCCGCAACACCTATATCTACCCGCCCGAGCCGAGCATGCGGATCATCTCGGACATCTTCGCCTTCACCTCGGCCAACATGCCGAAGTTCAACTCAATCTCCATCTCCGGCTATCACATGCAGGAGGCCGGCGCCACGCAGGTGCAGGAGCTCGCCTTCACCATCGCCGACGGCATGGAATATGTGAAATATGGCGTGGCCTCCGGCCTCGACATCGACAGGTTTGCGGGCCGCCTCTCCTTCTTCTTCGCGATCGGCATGAACTTCTTCATGGAGATCGCCAAGCTGCGCGCGGCGCGCGTGCTGTGGTACCGGGTGATGACCAGCCTCGGCGCGAAGGATGAGCGATCGAAGATGCTGCGCACCCACTGCCAGACGTCGGGCGTCAGCCTCACCGAGCAGGACCCGTACAACAACGTCATGCGCACCACGATCGAGGCGATGGCGGCGATGCTGGGCGGCACTCAGAGCCTCCACACCAATGCGCTCGACGAGGCGATCGCGCTGCCGACCGACTTCTCCGCCCGCATCGCGCGCAACACCCAGCTCGTCATCCAGGAGGAGACGGGGATGACCAACGTCGTCGATCCGCTCGGCGGCTCCTATTATGTCGAGGCGCTGACCCAGCGGCTGGTCGACGAGGCGTGGGCGATCATCGAGCGGGTCGAGGCCGAGGGCGGAATGGCGAAGGCCGTCGCCGCGGGCTGGCCCAAGGCGATGATCGAGGAAGCCGCCGCGGCCGCCGCCGCGCGGATCGACCGCGGCGAGCAGGTGATCGTCGGCGTCAACCGCTATCGCAAGGCCGAGGAGGATCCGATCGAGATCCTCGATGTCGACAATCACGCGGTCCGCGAAGCGCAGATCCGCCGCATCGCGAAGGTGAAGGCCGAGCGGGACGAGGCCGCGTGCCAGTCCGCGCTGGGCGCGCTGCGCGAAGGGGCGAAGCGCGACGGCAATCTCCTCGCCCTTGCCGTCGAATGCGCGCGCCGCCGGGCGACGCTCGGCGAAATCTCGTCGGCGATGGAGGATGCGTTCGGGCGTTATGGCACCAACCCGGCGCCGGTGTCGGGCGTCTATGGTGGCGCATATACCGGCGATGCACGCTGGACCGGGCTGGTCGACGGCGTCGAGATGGTCGGCAAAAGGATGGGCCGGAAACCGCGGCTGCTGGTCGCCAAGATGGGGCAGGACGGGCACGACCGCGGCGCCAATCTCGTTTCCAGCATGTTCGGAGATCTGGGGTTCGAGGTCGTCCCCGGCCCGCTGTTCCAGACACCCAAGGAAGCCGCCGCGCTCGCAGTCGAAAGGCAAGTCGACGTAGTCGGCGCCTCCAGCCTCGCCGCCGGGCACAAGACGCTGGTGCCGGAGCTGATCGGCCATCTGAGGGACATGGGCCGCGCCGACATCAAGGTGGTGGTCGGCGGCGTCATCCCCGCGCAGGATTACGACATGCTGCGCGAGGCGGGGGTGCAGGGCATCTTCGGCCCCGGCACCAATCTGATCGACGCCGCGGGCGAGGTGCTGAAGCTGCTCGGCCACAACCGCCCGCCGGTGGACGAGGCCGCGGAATGA
- the mce gene encoding methylmalonyl-CoA epimerase has translation MKLGRINHVGVATPSIDQSIAAYRDLMGATVIGVPFDLPAQGVRVCFVDTPNTQIELIEPLGADSPIVKFLEKNPQGGQHHVCFEVPDIDAARAWFDDKGARILGPTRTGAHGTPIFFLHPKDMGGVLTEIMESPGDEH, from the coding sequence ATGAAACTCGGCCGTATCAACCATGTCGGCGTTGCCACGCCTTCGATCGACCAATCGATCGCTGCCTATCGCGACCTGATGGGCGCGACGGTGATCGGGGTGCCGTTCGACCTGCCGGCACAGGGGGTGCGAGTGTGCTTCGTCGATACGCCCAACACGCAGATCGAACTGATCGAGCCGCTGGGTGCGGACTCGCCGATCGTGAAGTTTCTGGAGAAGAACCCGCAGGGCGGGCAGCATCATGTCTGCTTCGAAGTGCCGGACATCGACGCGGCGCGGGCGTGGTTCGACGATAAAGGCGCACGTATCCTCGGGCCGACGCGGACCGGGGCGCATGGCACGCCGATCTTCTTTCTGCACCCGAAAGACATGGGCGGAGTGCTCACCGAGATCATGGAGAGCCCGGGTGACGAACATTGA
- a CDS encoding acyl-CoA carboxylase subunit beta, which translates to MAMTDIIEQLEARRAEARAGGGEKRIAAQHAKGRLTARERVEVLLDRGSFEEYDMYVEHNCVDFGMAEQKVPGDGVVTGSGTINGRLVFVFAQDFTVFGGSLSERHAQKICKVMDMAMKVGAPVIGLNDSGGARIQEGVASLGGYAEVFQRNVLASGVIPQISLIMGPCAGGAVYSPAMTDFIFMVKDSSYMFVTGPDVVKTVTNEVVTQEELGGAITHTAKSGVADVAFENDIEALLATRDFFDFLPLSNRHPLPERECADAWDRIDESLDTLIPDSANKPYDMHELIRKTVDDGDFFEVQPAHAANIITGFGRIEGRTIGIVANQPMVLAGVLDIASSKKAGRFVRFCDAFDIPIVTFVDVPGFLPGVAQEHNGIIKNGAKLLFAYAEATVPKITVITRKAYGGAYDVMASKHLRGDLNYAWPTAEIAVMGAKGAVEIIFRKDIGDPEKIAERTREYEARFANPFVAASKGFIDEVIMPHSTRRRIALGLRKLRDKQLENPWKKHDNIPL; encoded by the coding sequence ATGGCCATGACAGACATCATCGAACAGCTCGAAGCGCGGCGCGCGGAAGCGCGGGCCGGCGGCGGCGAGAAGAGGATCGCGGCACAACATGCCAAGGGCCGCCTCACCGCACGCGAGCGGGTCGAGGTGCTGCTCGATCGCGGCAGCTTCGAAGAATATGACATGTACGTCGAGCATAATTGCGTCGACTTCGGCATGGCCGAGCAGAAGGTACCGGGCGACGGCGTCGTCACCGGATCGGGCACGATCAACGGCCGCTTGGTCTTCGTCTTCGCGCAGGATTTCACCGTCTTCGGCGGATCGCTCTCCGAACGGCACGCGCAGAAGATCTGCAAGGTGATGGACATGGCGATGAAGGTCGGCGCGCCCGTCATCGGCCTCAACGACAGCGGCGGCGCGCGCATCCAGGAAGGCGTCGCGAGCCTCGGCGGCTATGCCGAGGTCTTCCAGCGCAACGTGCTGGCATCGGGCGTCATCCCGCAGATCAGCCTCATCATGGGCCCGTGCGCGGGCGGCGCGGTCTATTCGCCGGCGATGACCGACTTCATCTTCATGGTGAAGGATTCGAGCTACATGTTCGTGACGGGCCCGGACGTCGTGAAGACCGTCACCAACGAAGTGGTGACGCAGGAGGAACTGGGCGGCGCGATCACGCACACCGCCAAATCGGGCGTCGCCGACGTCGCGTTCGAGAATGACATTGAGGCGCTGCTCGCGACCCGCGACTTCTTCGATTTCCTGCCGCTTTCCAACCGCCACCCGCTGCCCGAGCGCGAGTGCGCCGACGCGTGGGACCGGATCGACGAGAGCCTCGACACGCTGATCCCGGACAGTGCGAACAAGCCCTACGACATGCACGAGCTGATCCGGAAGACCGTCGACGACGGTGATTTCTTCGAGGTGCAGCCCGCGCATGCCGCCAACATCATCACCGGCTTCGGGCGGATCGAGGGGCGGACGATCGGCATCGTCGCCAACCAGCCGATGGTGCTCGCCGGCGTGCTCGACATCGCAAGCTCCAAGAAGGCGGGGCGCTTCGTCCGTTTCTGCGACGCCTTCGATATCCCGATCGTGACCTTCGTCGACGTGCCCGGCTTCCTGCCCGGCGTCGCGCAGGAGCATAACGGCATCATCAAGAACGGCGCCAAGCTGCTCTTCGCTTATGCCGAGGCGACCGTGCCCAAGATCACCGTCATCACCCGCAAGGCCTATGGCGGCGCCTATGACGTGATGGCGTCGAAGCACCTGCGCGGCGATTTGAACTACGCTTGGCCGACCGCCGAGATCGCGGTGATGGGCGCCAAGGGCGCGGTGGAGATCATCTTCCGCAAGGACATCGGTGACCCCGAAAAGATCGCGGAACGCACCCGCGAATATGAAGCCCGCTTTGCCAACCCCTTCGTCGCCGCGAGCAAGGGCTTCATCGACGAGGTCATCATGCCGCACTCGACACGGCGCCGGATCGCGCTCGGGTTAAGGAAGCTCAGGGACAAGCAGCTTGAGAACCCGTGGAAGAAGCATGACAATATTCCGCTGTGA
- a CDS encoding enoyl-CoA hydratase-related protein codes for MTYTHIRLDPGKVATITLARPERLNALSAAMIDEITAAVGEVTESDARALLITGEGRGFSSGADLAADAGSGLPEDVGASLEQHFNPMIEALFALPIPIVTAVNGPAAGAGCSLALAGDIIMAAESAYFLQAFVNVGLIPDAGANWLLPRLAGRARAMEMMMLGDRIPAATALDWGMINRVVADDALPGEARAMAERLANGPTVALGLIRRIAREAEHSSLSEILAAERAGQKTAGESGDFKRAVFAFLSKQPPVFEGR; via the coding sequence ATGACCTACACCCATATCCGCCTCGATCCCGGCAAGGTCGCGACGATCACGCTGGCGCGGCCCGAGCGGCTCAATGCGCTCAGCGCGGCGATGATCGACGAGATCACAGCGGCCGTCGGCGAGGTCACGGAGTCGGATGCGCGCGCGCTACTGATCACCGGCGAGGGGCGCGGCTTCTCTAGCGGCGCGGACCTCGCCGCGGACGCCGGCAGCGGCCTGCCCGAGGATGTCGGCGCGTCGCTGGAGCAGCATTTCAACCCGATGATCGAGGCGCTGTTCGCGCTTCCGATACCGATCGTCACCGCGGTCAACGGCCCGGCGGCGGGCGCCGGGTGCAGCCTCGCGCTTGCCGGCGACATCATCATGGCGGCCGAATCCGCTTATTTCCTCCAGGCGTTCGTCAACGTCGGGCTGATCCCGGATGCCGGCGCCAACTGGCTGCTGCCGCGCCTTGCCGGGCGCGCGCGGGCGATGGAGATGATGATGCTGGGCGATCGCATCCCGGCCGCGACCGCGCTGGACTGGGGCATGATCAACCGCGTCGTCGCCGACGATGCGCTGCCGGGCGAGGCGCGCGCGATGGCGGAGCGACTGGCGAACGGCCCCACCGTCGCCCTGGGCCTCATCCGCCGCATCGCGCGCGAAGCGGAGCACAGCAGCCTGAGCGAAATCCTCGCCGCCGAGCGCGCCGGGCAGAAGACCGCGGGCGAGAGCGGCGATTTCAAGCGCGCCGTCTTCGCCTTCCTCAGCAAGCAGCCGCCGGTGTTCGAGGGGCGCTGA
- a CDS encoding PQQ-dependent sugar dehydrogenase — protein MIRVHTAAALAALTLAAACGRPAQLQVAEVTGPNPKIVEPRSSLFPTVNTADATGWGEGQAPRVIAGLQLNAFAAGLDHPRWVYVLPNGDVLVAESNKPPKPEGSGGIKAWVQGLVMKSAGAGVPSANRITLLRDADGDGVAEVKTPFLTGLFSPFGMALVGDTLYVANADAVVAFPYEEGATRITAKPRKVAALPAGRNHHWTKSLVASADGSRLYVGVGSNSNIAENGLDEEVDRAAILEIDPASGKSRVYASGLRNPVGLAWNPETGQLWTSVNERDEIGSDVPPDYMTSVQPGGFYGWPWSYWGKHVDARVEPARPDMVAKAITPDYALGPHTASLGLSFATGARLGDGLANGAFVGQHGSWNRKPRSGYKVIFVPFAGGKPAGMPIDILTGFLSADDKALGRPVGVTIAKDGSLLVADDVGNRIWRVSNRRAMAERPISLGDAAKAGQAASREP, from the coding sequence ATGATCCGGGTCCATACCGCCGCCGCGCTCGCCGCGCTGACGCTCGCCGCCGCCTGCGGCCGCCCCGCGCAGCTCCAGGTGGCGGAGGTGACGGGACCCAACCCCAAGATCGTCGAGCCGCGCAGCTCGCTGTTCCCGACCGTCAACACCGCGGACGCGACCGGCTGGGGCGAGGGGCAGGCGCCGCGCGTGATCGCCGGGCTCCAGCTCAACGCCTTTGCGGCGGGGCTCGATCATCCGCGCTGGGTCTACGTCCTTCCCAACGGCGACGTACTGGTCGCGGAATCGAACAAGCCGCCCAAGCCCGAAGGCAGCGGCGGCATCAAGGCCTGGGTGCAGGGGCTGGTAATGAAGAGCGCGGGCGCTGGCGTGCCGAGCGCGAACCGCATCACCCTGCTCCGCGATGCCGACGGCGATGGCGTGGCGGAGGTGAAGACGCCGTTCCTCACCGGGCTCTTCTCGCCCTTCGGCATGGCGCTGGTCGGCGACACGCTCTACGTCGCCAATGCCGACGCTGTGGTCGCCTTTCCCTATGAGGAAGGCGCGACGCGGATCACGGCCAAGCCGCGCAAGGTCGCCGCGCTTCCCGCCGGCCGGAACCATCACTGGACCAAGAGTCTCGTCGCCAGCGCCGACGGCAGCCGCCTCTACGTCGGCGTCGGATCGAACAGCAACATCGCCGAGAACGGCCTCGACGAGGAGGTCGACCGCGCCGCGATTCTCGAGATCGACCCGGCGAGCGGCAAGAGCCGCGTCTATGCCTCCGGGCTCCGCAATCCCGTCGGCCTCGCCTGGAACCCGGAGACCGGCCAGCTCTGGACTTCGGTCAACGAGCGCGACGAGATCGGCAGCGACGTGCCGCCCGATTATATGACGAGCGTCCAGCCCGGCGGCTTCTATGGCTGGCCCTGGTCCTATTGGGGCAAGCATGTCGATGCGCGCGTCGAGCCGGCGCGGCCCGACATGGTCGCCAAGGCGATCACCCCCGATTATGCGCTCGGCCCGCACACTGCCTCGCTCGGCCTCAGCTTCGCGACCGGCGCGCGGCTCGGCGACGGTCTCGCCAACGGCGCCTTCGTCGGCCAGCACGGATCGTGGAACCGCAAGCCCAGGAGCGGCTACAAGGTGATCTTCGTTCCGTTCGCGGGCGGCAAGCCGGCGGGCATGCCGATCGACATCCTCACCGGCTTCCTCAGCGCTGACGACAAGGCGCTCGGCCGGCCGGTGGGCGTGACGATCGCGAAGGACGGATCGCTGCTGGTGGCGGACGATGTCGGCAACCGCATCTGGCGCGTCAGCAACCGCCGCGCGATGGCCGAGCGGCCGATTTCGCTCGGCGACGCGGCAAAGGCCGGGCAGGCGGCATCGCGCGAGCCATGA